Proteins found in one Strix aluco isolate bStrAlu1 chromosome 29, bStrAlu1.hap1, whole genome shotgun sequence genomic segment:
- the LOC141916172 gene encoding uncharacterized protein LOC141916172, whose translation RARTRCPGRGPARRLGPTPAGGRGGNRPSENAGVSNAAPPACASHGLRHTQPAPAPAPTPAPTPAPAPTPVPAPTPAPAPAPTPAPARTELDPTEKAGGISGHRPQRQARAAQHSWCSPGQDPLGSPTPPGPPPQVQKTSKYEPQTQADPKPSPPGTLWRVPPPGFQPPGQPLSARGASGGKTACGWIHKSNKVPVNTSGSRGAPANPARCPSFCFGI comes from the exons cgcgcccGGACCCGCTGCCCAGGGCGGGGCCCCGCGCGCCGCCTCGGCCCCACccctgcgggggggcggggggggaaccGG CCCTCGGAAAACGCCGGCGTGAGCAACGCGGCACCTCCCGCCTGCGCCAGCCACGGCCTTCGCCACACGCAGCCGGCACCGGCACCAGCACCAACACCGGCACCAACACCGGCACCAGCACCAACACCGGTACCAGCACCaacaccagcaccagcaccagcaccaacACCGGCACCGGCGAGGACGGAGCTCGACCCCACGGAAAAAGCCGGTGGGATTTCCGGCCACAGGCCACAGCGCCAAGCTCGGGCTGCCCAGCACAGCtggtgctccccagggcaggACCCGCTCGGCTCCCCgacccccccaggtccccccccCCAAGTTCAGAAAACTTCAAAATATGAACCACAGACACAGGCAGACCCCAAACCCTCCCCCCCGGGGACCCTGTGGCGAGTCCCCCCCCCGGGGTTTCAGCCACCGGGGCAGCCCCTGAGCGCCCGAGGTGCCTCCGGGGGCAAAACCGCCTGCGGTTGGATTCACAAGAGCAACAAGGTGCCCGTGAACACCAGCGGGAGCCGAGGCGCTCCCGCAAATCCCGCTCGCTGCCCGTCTTTCTGCTTCGGCATCTAA